The sequence CACTTGCCTTGTATGGGTCATAGCATGTGCCAGGGAAATATATGTCTTCTCCTACCAGTGATTACTTCACCTCACTATATATATCAGCATAGCAGTCAGCATAAGTACATGAGTTCAGTATGCTTCTCTGGTCCTTAAGGGGCCATGGGTGTTATAATTCCCAGGCAGAGGGCTCTCATTACCATGCAAAGCTACTGAAAACATATGACAGGCAATTCTAAACACAGAAGATGATAGTGGGAATTGATTAGTACATTTTCCTTGCAGGAAATAGGATTTGGCTTCAGTTGTGTGCACTGTTGCGGCTTAAATCAATCAAAGGGTTTGTACAGGAGCATTCAGAGCCTCATTGAAGTAAACAGTAATTTAGTGACTAGTCTTACTGCAATCCTGATTCATCTAACCGTTTGCTCAACATTTCCTTACAGGAGTCCAGATCCTATCATAGCAGTGGATCTCGGAGTGGCAGTGTATCCCGTAGAGACTCAGAAAGCACCCGCCATGACTCTGAGACAGAGGATATGCTGTGGGATGACTTGCTTCATGGCCCCGAGTGCCGCTCCTCCTACACCAGTGACAGTGAGGAAGCGAAAGGAAAAGAAGCAAAGGGCAGCAAACGTGATCTGAAGGAGGATGTTTTCCAGCAGGTCTGTAACATGCATAGTGTTTTCCTCTTAGGTCACCTATGATTGTAAATTAAGTTAATGAAAACTGGAGTCAAACTACCACAATCTCCTTCTCCAGCAACAAGGCATGAAACCCATTTGTCAGGGATTTTTTTTACATACACATCCTTTCGCTAtgccatttatctgggagtataGTTTGAGTTTGTTGTTCAGCTCTGGAGTAGTCCCACCCAGCAGGAAGCACAAAGTTAACTTAGACACATTTTGCTAGATGGCCTCAACAATACATGGACTGTATTAAGCAGAAGTTTTccaagaacagtgagtgtgtgacCAGATGAATTTAGGATCTCTGTGCATGGCTGTGAACTTTCAAGTGTGAGAAGAACATTCAGGGGTATtgtaggattattattattatttgcttttttccaaaaataggaTATCATCAAAGGGGAGGAGTTATGCTTCCCACTAGTTACATTAGGGACAGTATCTAATATGTGCCTGTGACATTAGCAGAGCTTAAATATGGAATAAATGCACACTCTGGAGAAGTATCATAAATATAAAATAAGGTGCACTTCAAGTGTTAAGAAAATGTGATACTCGAGTGCTACATTGGTGGAAGGCATGCTGACTCTGAGCAGCAAACGGTGAAATAAGTGCATGTATTGcacaaaaaagattttgaggataCTTTGTTTGTAGAGCCTCATTATTACTTTAGATCTGGTGATAGCTTCTTGTTCTCAGAATTACCTAGACCTTCAATCTGCATGATATTAAAGCTGGCTGTATTACAGGAATTGTGGCATCCTTGGACATAGCATTAGCAACGTGTTTGCTGATGTGTACTAAAGCTGCTGTTTTGAAGCTATTTCTCCCCATGTTAGAGGCAGATTTTCCAGAATGTGGCTCCAAGATACATTTTCTTCCTCAGAACCACTTGTTCTGGCTGCAGAACACAAGCCCTGCCTCTACCAAAGTGAGTGCTGTCATCTGGGAGGGGAATGAGTGCAAGAAGGTGGACATGTCTGTTCTGGAGATCAGTGGAGTCGTCATGAGCAGGGTAAGGGTTATGTGCATTGTGTACTCCTAAAAGAAAAACATGACATTTCTTTTCTGTGCATCTTGGATCTGGTTTAATATATGATCACTGCTGTTTACAAGCAAGCTACTATCTGTGCCCATCTCAGTACCTCTTGCTGAAACATGGCAAGTAGAGTGTGGTATGGAAACTAGTAAGGTTTGCATCAACGctttgggagaatgcagcagcCATTTAATTTTGAGAAGGTGAAATGTGGTGTGGATGGAGAGGACTGTGAGAGAACTGTGGTCAACAAAAGCTTACTGTGTAATTTTGCTCTTGCTTTCCTAACCAATAGGTCAATGCCTATCAACAAGGAGCTGGTTATCAGTGGCTGGGAAATATTGTTACCATTGGCTTAGCTTTCCTTCCATTCCTCTATCGACTCTTCCACTCAAAGACCCTGGAGCAGTTATGGTCCCTTTCTGTAAAAGAAGTTTTTTATATCTTTTGTGGGGCTCCCACGATTCCCCCTGTTGTTATGCTTGCTATGATCATCTTCCTTGAGCGCCTGTGCCTCACTTGGATGTTTTTCTTCATGATGTGTGTTGCTGAGAGAACATATAAACAGGTTGGTCTGAACAATCATGGCTTTGTGCATCTATTAGTATAGAAATGTTGGGAGTCACACAACTGCCACTGAAAGTGCCAGCCCCAtgtctccttctcttcctttctcccaGATGGCCTCTCGGGCCTCTCAGTGAGCTGATGTTAGTCTGTTGCATTTCCCCCCCACTACCTGCAAATGGCAGCTTGTTGACAGAATATAAACAGGTTATGTTTCATATTTTGCAGTAATGTTTTTCCTAACCTGGAGAAACGTGATTGGAAGGTTCATAAGCATATTGTTTATTAACCTGACTGCAGGGCCTTTGAAGTGTAATGGTAAACCTGAGTGTGATTCCCAAGTGACAGCAATGTGCCATTTTTATGATATCCAAGCTTTACTTCTCTAGAAGCAGTCCAATCTAAAATGTTGAAGGCTGTTCTACAAGTACCCTGCTGTGTCCCAAATGCTGCCTTGCGACTAGAAGCAGGACTTCAGAAGGTTGAATCCAGGATTTGGCATACCACTTTCAACTGAAAATCTTTTTTCCAATTGGTCTAGCCTCTTTAATTCTGCAAGATGACTGCCAGTCAATATGGAAGCAAACTTTGTCTCTAAAGCTCCAGCTATATCGATTCTTTTTGGATCGTCTTATTTTTTGGGGATCTGCAATGGCCAAAGTGACTCTCAGGCTATGTATTGTAGATGTGGAATGCCAACACAATTTAGGCTCAACCAGTTATACTCTTAACTGACAGAGCATTTCAGCTCAATTAACCAGCAAACTACCTTCATGTGCTCACTGTCCAAAAGCATTGTAGAGCCTTCACACTGGCGCACCAAAATGCTCTCCCTTCATCAGTCTTGGAGGGACTGTGTTCCTGTGACTCTGGAGAGGTTGAATCGGTGATTCATGTTCTGTATTGTCTTTATTATTGTGATTTACACTAAATTTTTATTGAATGTCTCCTGTTGGAACTGCTAGGATGATTGGATGCATTTTATGTCTTGCTACTTCTCTCTGATCAGAATGCAGCTATTTCTCTCAGTGTAGCTAAATTCTGTGCTGCAGCATGTAAAATCTATCAAAAATTTATTTCAGCCTTCCTATAATCTTCCCTTTTGGAGTTAGTGATATGAACAAAATTTCTGTAATATTTCTGTGCAAATACCTATTCTATTTAATGTATTTGGATAATACGTTTTATGCTGTGTCTGAATGCTTTTTATGCTAGTAATTGACAGTAATAAAGATGATTGATTAACATGATAGGAACTTATTTTTCTTTTGCAGCGATTTTTGTTTGCCAAACTTTTTAGCCATATCACTTCTGCTCGGAAGGCAAGGAAGTATGAAATCCCTCACTTCAGACTCAAGAAAGTGGAAAACATTAAGATCTGGTTATCGCTCCGCTCCTACCTGAAGGTGAGTCTAAAAGCATTGTACCTCATCCTAAACAGAAGACACAAATTGTAGTGGGATCTCAATCTGCTGCATGTTTTCAAAGGACTGTTTGTTCCATCCAGGGCTGAGTGGCACTAGCCCCGCTTCCCTTGGAACAAAAACTATGAAAGAACCTGTTGCCTGGAATTGTGTTTCTGCATTGGATGAAGAAGCCCCTTGCCAGAGAGAGTATGTCAGCTGGCACTGGGCTGGTTCTCAGTAGTCGTTTCTGATAGTTTTGAATGATTATGAGTTTGTATTGAACTGTATTAATTGCTTATTGAATCATATGGTTTTGCTTTATTTATATGctgttgtgtttttgtatttgatTATACTGATAGAAATGTTTGTAATTTTTAACGCTGTtgttattgtgagctgctttgagatcaatgttggattttaaaaaatgttattgtcTTTATGTCTCCTGCATTTTCTCTAATTCAGTATTTTTGTTTTGGCAGAGGCGAGGCCCACAGCGATCTGTTGATGTGGTTGTGTCCTCCATCTTCTTACTGGCCCTTTCCATTGCTTTCATCTGCTGTGCACAGGTAAGATCTCAAGTATTATTTATTGAGGTAAATGCTTATAATAAAACATAGTTTTACTTCTTAAAATAGGACAAATTGAAACATCTGAATTGGAGAGTGTGATTCAATCCTTATGTGAGGAGTGTGCCATCTAACTTTTTTTTACATGGAATTGTATGTAAATTGTCTGTTTGAAGAACGTGAACTAAGAACTTGACTCTGTGCTTATTTCCTACTCCCTTTCataccattttccttttgtgtcatgtctcttTAAATTGCAATCATGAGGGCAGAAAATTGTCTTTTCTTTACACAGAGGGATGTACTTCATAGTAAAGGGTTGGGGAACTTCTGGAATGTGGACCTTATTAAGTCCAGCATGGGTCCCAAATTGGCCAAAGAGGCTGttttcccaaaccacacccacctgtcccacacctgatgtcatatgtgatgtcaggtggagACGTATGCCAGTGCACAATCTGAAGCCTTTAAGTTCTCAATTGTGCTTTGGCAAGGGAGATGTGTTCTTATTGCCAATAAGCTGATTGGTTGTGAGAGTATTAATAAGTTCCTCATGAGAAACATGATAGTATAGCTGATTCCAGCAGAAAGTGGAGCTTGAAATCTGTGCCCATCAGCTCCCTGGGAACTCTGTAGCTAGCTGATCCTTGAAGGGGTTTGCAAAAAACAGGgcagggctctttgcaagcctCTTTCTCCTTGTAAAGTTTCTTGCTCAATGCTTTTGAAGTGTCAGTGATCAGCTGAATAGCACTTCAAAGCATCACACAGGGCTTTTTGCTCTCTGACACAGTGATGTCATtgcgatgtcaggtgattgacaggtgggcaaccccGCCCAGGTGGGAGACATAATGATATGAATGATTTGGCACTTCAAACTGTATTAGCTTTTTGTTTCTCAatagccctgaaagaggcggtgatccgactgcttctgaaaaagcccatcctggacccactgATTTGCAGcaattaccgactggtcgcaaatacccccttcttagggaaggcgattaagagggttgtggtgcagcaattgcaagtactcttggatgaaacagattattttgacccattccagtctggattcaggcctggttaggggaatgaattggccttggtcgccctgatggatgacttttttcaggaggacaaggggagtgcgaccctgttactcttgatctctcagcggctcttgataccattgaccatgatatccttctgggccgacttggtgagatgggtattggaggcagtggttccaatcctatctccagggccgttttcagagagtagcattgtataattgtcttttggccccctggcagttgtgttgtggggtgccacagggaaccatcttgtcccctgtgctgtttaacatctatatgaagcccttgggagcagtcagcgggagatttggggtgaggtgtcagcagtatggtgacaatacccagctctatttctcggtaacatctgaattggaagagtctgtgcaagccctggactcagtgatgagctggattagggccaataagctgagtctgaatcctagcatgatggaggcactgtgggttggtggttcccgagttcagataattgttcagttgcctgctttggatgggttcgtacttcctctgaaagagcaggtcagttgtctgggggtgctcctggatccatctttgttgctagaggcccaggtgacctcagtggctaggagtgccttttaccagcttcagctggtaagtcagctgtggctgttcctggatcgggatagcctgaccgctgttgtccatggactggtaacctccaggctggattactgtaatgtcctCTATGcgtggctacccttgaggttggtccggaagctgcaactggtgcaaaatgtgttagcgagactgctcactggggcagggtatagccaacatgtcaccccattgctgaaagaattgctctggctacctattagctactgggttaagttcaatgttctggttttggtgtacaaagtcctatgctgcttgggaccaggatacctgaaagattgtcttaccctttatataccaagttgatcactacgctatgcaggtgagggcctcctgcagataccatcttatcaggaggtccgttctgcacaacataggaagcagacctttagtgtagtggcatctaccttttggaattcactccccttaaatattagacaggcaccatctctgttatcatttcggtgcctaatgaagaccttcctctttcaacaagccttttaagttgagaccttatcccagtctgtgtctgtggtgGAAcgattttttaatatgtttttaaaccttttttaaaaaaggatattttaaagatgtttcgttttaatatattttaaagtctgtttttattatgtttgggatataaatcaaataataagtaaataaataaaatggattcCTAGTCACAGATTGGTAGACTAGAGATAGTGCACTGTTCTTAAACCTTGGGTCCAcagatattggactacaactcccatcatccttggccattggctaggctgcctgaggttgatgggagttatagtctgacaatatctggagacccaaggtagAACAGTAACCTTGTATAAGATGCAAACCTGCAAGTGTCCAGAAAAGAATCTTGGTCACTTGGCTATTCTGGCCCTACTAAGCCATCTACCATAATGTGTCCTTTAGTATTATTGAGAAATTGGGGATGGGAAGGTGTTATAGAGGCAAATTGGTAGGTGGGAGGTTATGTTTTCCTACAACATCTCCTTCCATTTCTATTACTTCAGCAAACGTGGGTTTGAGattctctctcctgccccccccccgcataACCTAATTCTGCTCTCTTGTATGCATAGGACTGTGGTGCTCTTGCTGTGCCGCATATTTATCTTATTTAGAAAAATGTGTAGGCTGCTTAGTCCCTGCTTTGCGCTTTAGCAGCTGTTTGATGATTTTGTCATGTTGTTTTTCGTAGGTTTTAAAAGGTCACAAGACCTTCTTGAATGCTGCTTACAACTGGGAATTCCTAATTTGGGAAACAGCCCTGCTTCTCTTCTTGTTGCGTTTGGCATCCCTGGGCTCTGAAACCAACAAGAAATATAGTAATATTTCAATTCTGCTTACTGAGCAGGTATTTCAGGTTACATGGACCCTTCTTGTGATATTTGgttataaaataaatgaatgcataAACTAAAATTGGTAACTAGGTCAGTTCAGTAGAAACTCTTTGCCAGTGTTACTTTGCCATTTATGTCTGTATGCATCCACCATCTGCCTTCTGATGTTTGATCTAGAAGATTCCTGCATAGTTCACAAGGTGATATATTATATTCATTTGCAAACTTAACTACATGGACTATATCCATTAGTTCTGAAGCCAGCTGCTCAAACACAAAAGTCAGGGTTGTTTCAGTAGGCAGCTACAAAGTGCCATACTTGCCCATGAAAATTTAACACTGATATTTTCTTCCAATTGTAATCTTTCAATCACAAGATATAGTCTGAAGGCTCTTGAGGCTACCATctagctgaagctaagcagggctggggcctggtcagtgcctggatgggtgaccccTTGGCTACCACATGTGTGCTGCCTTCATTTCTGTAAcaggagaagggcaggatataagtgatGCCCTACACAATTCCTTGTGCTCGTGCCTGTCTCCCAAGCTACAACTCTACACCTTGCAAGTCTTTTCTCTGCTACGCAGGCTCTTAAAACATACTCCTGCTGAAGCATCTGTCCAGCCAGCCAGGATTTGTTTCAAAATCTGTTGTCTGTCATCTCCCTCTCTCTGAAGTATCTTAAGTTTTAGTAGAGAGCCAAACATTTCTCCCATTTTGGAGTTAGGGTATGTATTTGCTGAGCCATCCTTTTGTATGTAGGCAAATAtttgtttgtatatttatatCTTTAGTGATTTGTGGATTGCATctaggttttggttttttttaaaaaaaagctctttGGCAGGGGTCTGTGTTTTAGCTGTTTTGTTTAAGAGTCAAGAAAAGTACTTTGCTGATAAAAGGCAGTGCTTTGATTGCATTGCTTAATGTTGCCTGAAGCCTAAGCCTGTGCTGGCTTTAAGGATGGATGAAGGAATGTTGCTTGTGTCACAGCTGAGCATGGCTCCTGTCCCTATAGTTAAAGAGCAGACTCGGGTCATTATGTGATTTAAGTGAActgtttaaaaaatatgttaCAGATAAACTTGTATCTTAAGATGGAGAAGAAGCCAAACAAGAAAGAACAGCTCACACTCGTGAATAATGTCCTAAAGCTTTCTACCAAACTCCTGAAAGTGAGCAGTTATGAACTATATAACCCTTTGCAGTTGTTTGCCTGTTAATACTTGCTAAAATGATGTTTGACCATTTGGAGGAAGGGGATCTTATGCGGCTCATTTGGGAAGGgcagagcacatattttgcatgcagaatgtcccaggctgtatcccaggcatctccaggtagagctgggaaagattcctgcctgaaaccctggcgaaCCACTGCCAGTTCAGTCTTgccaatactgatctagatggaccaactcTGTATTAGGCAGTTTTCTGTCTTCCTAAACAAGATTGCCACATTAATTTCCCTTTTCTGATTGCAGGAGTTAGATACACCATTTAGACTGTATGGCCTAACAATGAATCCTTTAATCTACAACATTACTCGTGTGGTGATCCTGTCTGCAGTCTCTGGTGTTATAAGTGATCTACTGGGATTCAATATTAGAGTAAGTGTTGATGTGTGGGCTGAGTAGCTAGTTCATTTTGCTGTTTTTCTGCACTCAACTTCATCTACCCATCTGCTGCGACTTCGCACAAAATGGTGTGCTCGTTTTATCCATTCAAGCAGAGCCTTTCTTTCTATGGGGTTGGTGATCCTACAACAAAACCAGCAATTTGGGCTCAAGATACAAGGAGCATGTCATTTTCAGAGCATATATAGACCCTTCAGGACGTTCAGTTCTTTAAAAATTAACCAAATACTAGCTTTCCTGCTTTACATGGGTAAACAGCTTACATAATTTGTTTCTGCTCCTCATGTGTGTAGCCTGCAAATAATCCAGCCATTTATCAGGAAAAGAAAAAACCAAAGATCTGGCAGGGGCTTGTATAGCTTTATTTAAGAAGCTAACcttttataaaattaaaattgctgttttgtagatgggtttttaaaaatgcaattgttAATCTTCTTTCCCGATTTAAAGGTAATATATACCTACTTAATTTTTTTAGTTATGGAAAATCAAACCATGACTTGAAGAAGAAAGAAAGTAAGGGCTCTTGCTGCAGGCACAAGAATTGTCAGCAGTCCTACACAGACTTGATGTGGCAGTTGAAGGTGCTTCTCTAATTGCAGTAGTCCTCACATCAACAAACCTGCTCATACAGTCTGTCAAGACTTCAGAATAAATGAATTTTATTTTCATTGGGGCCATGAGTTGAAGAGATGGTTAAATAGTACTAAACAAACTAATTAAAATGAAGTTATATTAATGGAACGAACCTGCAGCTCCCATGGAGTACAGTAGTGTGAAATTAGCGGTATGAAATTATATAACAGAACTTTGTTGCATGAACAAAAGAACAGAAATAAGCTGGTCTTGCTGTTAGTCATTTGCAACTTTAAAAGAACTTAATGCATATTACAAACAGGTTaaatagcatgtttttaaaatgagGTGGCTGAGCATAGTGCTCTGTTTGACAGGTGCTTGTTTCTGGCAGAATCACCTTCTTTTGGTAGGATGTTCTTGACCTACTTTAGTTAAAAATTTTCAAAGTGCCTCTGATAAAATTTTCTTGACTGGTACTAGGCTTAGCAGCAGAAGCTGTTGTAGGCCTTGCCCATTGATGCTGCTTGAGAAGAGAAAGAAATGAAAATTCTGTCCCCAGAAGATGAATATATCGTCCTCCGGCATTCAGCAGTTGCTTAGGAATGCACAAACCACTCCAGAAGGTGGTTTAGAATAGGCCTGCCACACCCACCAGGACAGATGATAGTTTTTATATAATTAGCATTTTCCCACTAACTCATTATGTGAATTCAGACTGATCTGAACAAGCAAAGCAGTCTCTCCATGAGAGAATACAGCAATGTTTATATGCTTCCAGAGAGAGAGCAGATAGCAAATGTTTTACAGTATTTAAGAGGCTATTAGACAGCCAAATTTCTGCTGGGATATTGCTGGCATTGAGCTCTGTGGAAACTGGGTTGGGCCTGAAGATTTTCCCACTGCAGGGGACTGTTGATAAAGAACTTTGCACACAATCCTTCCCTAGTATTAGGGGCTGTGAAATGGTTCACACAGGAAAATTTCATATAGCTGTATTCCAGATTTTCACATAGTATACCTAGATGTTACCAAATATTTAGAACACACAGCAGCTTCTGAATGTACAGGTAGCAAATCTATATTTGTATGGTTTTCTACTTGTGATACTATAAATTTATTCCTAAATCCACATAAACATGGATGAAATAGCTCTAAAAGGGCTTGCCAAACATCACTGAGTAGTTGACCGCTATCCCTAGTATGTATGCAGTAGTTTTTAAATAGGCATTGCCGCCACAATCTCAAAACAGGATACAATACTTTACTAGTAGATAAACAGCTTTGTATATACTGTTTAAATATTGTCCTACAATATTCTTCAAGTCCAACTAAATGGTAGTAATGTGGATGAATAAAACTAGTAATGTAAGCATTGTGATGTCTTGGTGTGTTCTTTTCAGGTGACAAATGACAAAGGAAGGGTTGGATACACGTGAAAGCtatgtattttattactttttgaacTTTTGCACACTTCTGGAGTAGCATCAGCAGATTATTTTCCATCTGTTCATTAGATCCAATCTAATGTTCTAATGCAAGGGGGTGGCTAATCCACAGCCCACTTCTGGCCCTGCAAGTCCCCCACCCAAATTTGTCCTTTATATCCAGACTTATCTCTCTCTATACACACacgttccattttttttaaaaaaagctttactgACCACTCCTACAGGTCTACTGATGTGACCTCCCAAAACAGtccctttataaaaaaaaaatgcccatgCCCAGTTTGAGATGGTCCCTCTGATACACCTGCAGGGTCAATacagcccttggcctgaaaaaggttaGCTACCCCTCTTCTAACGTATAAGACACTGAAGAGATGATTGCCTTCATAAAGTACAGTACTCGGGCGGCCATGAACTAGAGTCTCTTTTTAATGTATCTATATAAAAAATAATGAGCAATTTACAGGTCTCTTTCTAATCAGAACCTcagaagtatatatatatatatatatatatataaaggtgcTGTACAATATATAAACATTTACATCCAGTACAACCATCATTTTTTCAACATTCCAAGGCCACATTGCTAAAGTCATTTTATGCAGTTAAATACAGATACAAAGTCTCCGGACAGAAGGGCTCACATCAAACAGAAGACAACAAATTAGGTCACACCATTAAAGGCTGAATCATATCTGGATAATGATTGCTTGCTGAAAAATGAGGAAAAAACATTTCAGATTTACTAAATCATATCGATATTTCTGCAGTTTTCATTCAACACTATACTGTGACAGGGTACAGAATCTTACTTGAAGGGATGTTTCATAATTATCAAGGTATTTAAACTAGATAGGCTAACTCAAGTATTAAATATTTTCACAGCGATATTCTACAATATTTGCACATACTTCCTACAGCAACTTGAGTTCTTTCATgaggaggagagagaacaaaTGACACTTCAGAAAACAATTTTCTTACAGTGAAAGTTTAACCAGATGTtagtctttttaaaaacagttaaatctCCTGCTTTGAACTGATTTCTTGTTTCTCAGCAGCCTCACTCCTCAGAAAAGCTCAGGAAAAATAAGGCAAGAAATATAGGGAATTTGAAAACTTCCTGTTTTGAACAGCAACTCTTTTGAGCTAcattaaattgttttcaaaactTGGGATTAATCAGCAACATctgatatattaaaataaaaaggacTGTTGTATATGCAGAAACTTGAGGCTCTGTAAGATGCTGTAAATTCCGTCAACACATACATCTTGCACAAGTTTTTAAGAAGATGAACAGATGTAACATAATTTAATTGTACGCCATCATACCAGTATATGTGTCTGACTGCCATATGAGGATCTTTATCCTCATCTTTCTATCAATAAGCAGCCTTGCACTCTTCTGACACTTACAGGTCTGCAGGTACCCTATTGAAGCTCTGCTTAGAGATACCCCAAACCTTTGCACTGTTGCTTCTCAGTGCTTTCTCTGCTATCACCATCACTATAGAATGTGGTGAGTTATGGGCTGATCAACAACAGCTTTCTAGAGACCTATTGCTTTCTAACAGGCACTTGGCATGCTGCCAAACCAGATGCCATTTGTGCGAATTGCTTCTGGGCAAATCAGATTAGCAGGATCAGTACAGCAACAACACAGCAATAGACACAATCAGAAACAATAGCACCAAGCTACCATGAGAAGCACTCCTCTTGAATGAGTGTTCCAGACTTCGGTCGTGAAATCATACCTCAGATAGGCAGGTTCAAAGAAGTTTCATTCATCTGCAAATCAGCCCACTTTGAGAGTCCACAGTGTCCTACACAGCTATAGCAATCTAGTCCCC comes from Rhineura floridana isolate rRhiFlo1 chromosome 6, rRhiFlo1.hap2, whole genome shotgun sequence and encodes:
- the PHTF1 gene encoding protein PHTF1 isoform X4; the protein is MSLSFSGCSTFAKAKPEIPWTSLTRKGLVRVLFFPFFSHWWIQVTSRRIFTWLLVLYLLQVLAIVLYYMMPVVSASEIMGPLCLMLLMGTVHCQIVSAQLTKPSGIDGSSIGRRRRKIRKFAGGDGSVPYSSFDEISRAEEPSEFSSRLSSFFDSVLRRRSREGMKRGKRVADKGTEMEHSGGTKRRLSRSEHSLQRSKEPGVLLSSVEKPMVNARRSGVSEELSSEEDADAVSQRILLRRSVEGALSVNNSENQSRKSSVAVPSASASPNQSVSQVQEVVKSMQDSDSIEELEPDITVLHEESRSYHSSGSRSGSVSRRDSESTRHDSETEDMLWDDLLHGPECRSSYTSDSEEAKGKEAKGSKRDLKEDVFQQNHLFWLQNTSPASTKVSAVIWEGNECKKVDMSVLEISGVVMSRVNAYQQGAGYQWLGNIVTIGLAFLPFLYRLFHSKTLEQLWSLSVKEVFYIFCGAPTIPPVVMLAMIIFLERLCLTWMFFFMMCVAERTYKQRFLFAKLFSHITSARKARKYEIPHFRLKKVENIKIWLSLRSYLKRRGPQRSVDVVVSSIFLLALSIAFICCAQVLKGHKTFLNAAYNWEFLIWETALLLFLLRLASLGSETNKKYSNISILLTEQINLYLKMEKKPNKKEQLTLVNNVLKLSTKLLKELDTPFRLYGLTMNPLIYNITRVVILSAVSGVISDLLGFNIRLWKIKP
- the PHTF1 gene encoding protein PHTF1 isoform X1: MASNEDAIAWYQKKIGAYDQQIWEKSIEQTEMKGFKNKPKKKGRIQPDLIDVDLIRGSTFAKAKPEIPWTSLTRKGLVRVLFFPFFSHWWIQVTSRRIFTWLLVLYLLQVLAIVLYYMMPVVSASEIMGPLCLMLLMGTVHCQIVSAQLTKPSGIDGSSIGRRRRKIRKFAGGDGSVPYSSFDEISRAEEPSEFSSRLSSFFDSVLRRRSREGMKRGKRVADKGTEMEHSGGTKRRLSRSEHSLQRSKEPGVLLSSVEKPMVNARRSGVSEELSSEEDADAVSQRILLRRSVEGALSVNNSENQSRKSSVAVPSASASPNQSVSQVQEVVKSMQDSDSIEELEPDITVLHEESRSYHSSGSRSGSVSRRDSESTRHDSETEDMLWDDLLHGPECRSSYTSDSEEAKGKEAKGSKRDLKEDVFQQNHLFWLQNTSPASTKVSAVIWEGNECKKVDMSVLEISGVVMSRVNAYQQGAGYQWLGNIVTIGLAFLPFLYRLFHSKTLEQLWSLSVKEVFYIFCGAPTIPPVVMLAMIIFLERLCLTWMFFFMMCVAERTYKQRFLFAKLFSHITSARKARKYEIPHFRLKKVENIKIWLSLRSYLKRRGPQRSVDVVVSSIFLLALSIAFICCAQVLKGHKTFLNAAYNWEFLIWETALLLFLLRLASLGSETNKKYSNISILLTEQINLYLKMEKKPNKKEQLTLVNNVLKLSTKLLKELDTPFRLYGLTMNPLIYNITRVVILSAVSGVISDLLGFNIRLWKIKP
- the PHTF1 gene encoding protein PHTF1 isoform X2, with product MASNEDAIAWYQKKIGAYDQQIWEKSIEQTEMKGFKNKPKKKGRIQPDLIDVDLIRGSTFAKAKPEIPWTSLTRKGLVRVLFFPFFSHWWIQVTSRRIFTWLLVLYLLQVLAIVLYYMMPVVSASEIMGPLCLMLLMGTVHCQIVSAQLTKPSGIDGSSIGRRRRKIRKFAGGDGSVPYSSFDEISRAEEPSEFSSRLSSFFDSVLRRRSREGMKRGKRVADKGTEMEHSGGTKRRLSRSEHSLQRSKEPGVLLSSVEKPMVNARRSGVSEELSSEEDADAVSQRILLRRSVEGALSVNNSENQSRKSSVAVPSASASPNQSVSQESRSYHSSGSRSGSVSRRDSESTRHDSETEDMLWDDLLHGPECRSSYTSDSEEAKGKEAKGSKRDLKEDVFQQNHLFWLQNTSPASTKVSAVIWEGNECKKVDMSVLEISGVVMSRVNAYQQGAGYQWLGNIVTIGLAFLPFLYRLFHSKTLEQLWSLSVKEVFYIFCGAPTIPPVVMLAMIIFLERLCLTWMFFFMMCVAERTYKQRFLFAKLFSHITSARKARKYEIPHFRLKKVENIKIWLSLRSYLKRRGPQRSVDVVVSSIFLLALSIAFICCAQVLKGHKTFLNAAYNWEFLIWETALLLFLLRLASLGSETNKKYSNISILLTEQINLYLKMEKKPNKKEQLTLVNNVLKLSTKLLKELDTPFRLYGLTMNPLIYNITRVVILSAVSGVISDLLGFNIRLWKIKP